A genomic region of Rhipicephalus sanguineus isolate Rsan-2018 chromosome 3, BIME_Rsan_1.4, whole genome shotgun sequence contains the following coding sequences:
- the LOC119387330 gene encoding coatomer subunit epsilon isoform X1, with the protein MSAQNQPDPLFDIRNAFYIGNYQYCITEAQKGKNVSPEHKLEKDVFLYRAYIVQRKYGVVLDEIRSMAPDELQCIRMLADYLSGDMARKDQVVKQLDQKLSKSLDVNNVILPVVAATIYYHEQNYEAALRVLHQNDSLECAALTLQCYLKLDRLDLARKELKRMQEKDDDATLTQLAQAWVNLYLGGEKLQEAFYIYQELAEKNTATPLLLNGQATAYIAQGKYEEAEALLQEAIEKDSNHVETLINLVVLSQHLGKSPEVTSRLLSQLRDTNNSHPFVKEYQNKEQEFDRLARQYAPAP; encoded by the exons ATGTCAGCCCAGAATCAGCCTGATCCCCTTTTTGATATCCGAAATGCGTTCTACATCGGAAACTACCAGTACTGCATCACCGAAGCTCAGAAAGGAAAG AACGTCAGTCCTGAGCACAAGCTGGAGAAAGACGTCTTCCTGTACAGAGCTTACATAGTGCAGCGGAAGTACGGCGTCGTCTTGGATGAAATTCGTTCGATGGCTCCTGACGAACTGCAGTGCATCCGTATGCTCGCCGATTACCTCTCTGGGGACATGGCTCGAAA GGACCAAGTTGTGAAGCAGCTTGACCAGAAGCTATCCAAGAGCCTGGACGTCAACAATGTGATTCTCCCAGTTGTGGCAGCTACCATCTACTACCATGAACAG AACTACGAAGCTGCTTTGCGAGTCCTTCACCAGAATGACTCCTTGGAGTG TGCTGCACTTACCCTACAATGCTATCTTAAACTGGACAGACTTGACTTAGCTAG GAAAGAACTGAAAAGGATGCAAGAGAAGGATGACGATGCAACGTTGACGCAACTTGCACAAGCTTGGGTCAACCTTTACCTG GGTGGAGAAAAGCTGCAGGAGGCCTTCTACATCTATCAGGAGCTGGCTGAGAAGAACACAGCAACTCCACTGCTGCTGAATGGACAGGCAACAGCGTACATTGCTCAGGGAAAATATGAAGAAGCAGAGGCTCTGCTGCAGGAAGCAATTGAAAAG GATAGCAACCATGTGGAAACACTCATCAACCTGGTGGTGCTATCTCAGCATTTGGGAAAGTCTCCAGAG GTGACAAGCCGTCTGTTAAGTCAACTTCGTGATACGAACAACAGTCATCCATTCGTGAAGGAATACCAGAACAAAGAGCAGGAATTTGACCGGCTGGCGAGGCAATATGCTCCTGCACCTTAA